A window of the Juglans microcarpa x Juglans regia isolate MS1-56 chromosome 5D, Jm3101_v1.0, whole genome shotgun sequence genome harbors these coding sequences:
- the LOC121264887 gene encoding DExH-box ATP-dependent RNA helicase DExH1 isoform X2, with translation MSSDIERRVGSLLNSSESQQAVPVNDSSGTPTRAGNKSSAGGNVRKSDSLLDIDSAKEKLSLELKQRQENMKASNSLRAMQSFREKLPAFKVKSEFLKAVAENQVLVVSGETGCGKTTQLPQFILEDEISCLRGADCSIMCTQPRRISAISVAARIASERGESLGETVGYQIRLEAKRSAQTRLLFCTTGVLLRQLVQDPELTGVSHLLVDEIHERGMNEDFLLIILHDLLPRRPDLRLILMSATINADLFSKYFGNAPIIHIPGLTFPVAEFFLEDVLEKTHYNIKSEFDNVEGNSRRRRQQDSKKDPLMELFEDVNIDSYYKNFSTSTRKSLEAWSGSQLDLSLVEATIEYICRHEGDGAILVFLTGWDDISKLLDKVKGNSFLGDPSKFLVLPLHGSMPTLNQREIFDRPPPNKRKIVLATNIAESSITIDDVVHVIDCGKAKETSYDALNKLACLLPSWISKASAHQRRGRAGRVQPGICYRLYPKMIHDAMLQYQLPEILRTPLQELCLHIKSLQLGTVGSFLAKALQPPDTLAVQNAIELLKTIGAVDDMEELTPLGRHLCTLPLDPNIGKMLLMGSIFQCLNPALTIAAALAHRDPFILPINRKEEADAAKRSFAGDSCSDHIALLKAFEGWKDAKRNGKERAFCWDNFLSPVTLQMMEDMRMQFLDLLSDIGFVDKSRGPNAYNQYSHDLEMVCAILCAGLYPNVVQCKRRGKRTAFYTKEVGKVDIHPASVNAGVHQFPLPYMVYSEKVKTTGIYVRDSTNISDYALLLFGGNLIPSKTGEGIEMLGGYLHFSASKSVLELIRKLRGELDKLLNKKIEEPGFDISMEGKGVVAAAVELLHSHNIRY, from the exons ATGTCCTCAGATATTGAGAGGAGAGTTGGCAGTCTTTTGAATAGTTCAGAGTCTCAGCAGGCAGTGCCTGTTAATGATTCTTCTGGGACGCCTACTCGAGCAGGCAATAAATCATCAGCTGGTGGTAATGTAAGAAAATCTGACTCCTTGTTGGATATTGATTCTGCTAAGGAGAAGCTCAGTCTTGAACTTAAGCAAAGGCAGGAAAACATGAAG GCAAGTAATTCTTTAAGGGCAATGCAATCATTCAGAGAAAAGCTTCCTGCATTCAAAGTGAAATCTGAGTTTCTGAAGGCTGTTGCAGAAAACCAG GTATTGGTAGTTTCAGGGGAGACAGGCTGTGGCAAAACAACTCAGCTCCCTCAGTTTATTCTAGAAGATGAAATATCCTGTCTGCGTGGTGCTGATTGCAGCATAATGTGCACCCAACCCCGTCGTATATCAGCTATTTCTGTTGCAGCTCGTATAGCTTCTGAAAGGGGGGAAAGTCTTGGCGAAACTGTTGGCTATCAGATCCGCCTAGAAGCAAAGCGCTCTGCTCAAACACGGTTGCTATTTTGTACCACTGGAGTATTACTTCGACAGTTG GTTCAGGATCCAGAGTTAACTGGTGTGAGCCATCTGCTAGTGGATGAAATCCATGAAAGAGGCATGAATGAAgactttttattaataattctgCATGACCTTCTTCCTCGCCGTCCAGATTTACGTCTTATTCTAATGAGTGCTACCATCAATGCCGACTTGTTCTCCAAATATTTTGGGAATGCCCCAATTATACATATACCg GGATTGACTTTCCCTGTGGCTGAGTTTTTCCTAGAGGATGTGTTGGAGAAAACTCATTATAATATCAAGTCAGAGTTTGACAACGTTGAGGGGAATTCGAGGAGAAGGAGACAGCAAGATTCTAAGAAGGATCCTTTAATGGAATTATTTGAG GATGTTAATATTGATTCTTACTACAAAAATTTTAGTACATCTACAAGAAAGTCTCTTGAAGCTTGGTCTGGTTCACAGCTTGATTTGAGCCTG GTGGAAGCAACAATTGAATATATTTGTCGCCATGAAGGTGATGGAGCTATTCTTGTATTCCTTACAGGCTGGGATGACATTTCCAAGTTACTTGACAAAGTTAAAGGAAACAGCTTCCTTGGTGATCCCAGCAAGTTTCTTGTCCTTCCCCTCCATGGTTCAATGCCCACCCTTAATCAACGTGAGATATTTGATCGCCCTCCCCCTAACAAGAG GAAAATTGTGCTGGCAACAAATATTGCAGAAAGTAGTATCACTATAGATGATGTTGTGCATGTCATAGACTGTGGAAAGGCAAAAGAAACTAGTTATGATGCTCTGAACAAACTGGCTTGTCTGTTACCATCGTGGATATCTAAGGCTTCTGCGCATCAG AGAAGAGGTCGTGCTGGCCGTGTGCAACCTGGAATTTGTTATAGACTGTATCCAAAAATGATCCATGATGCAATGCTTCAGTATCAGTTACCTGAAATTCTCAGAACACCTTTGCAAGAGCTCTGCCTGCATATCAAAAGTTTGCAGCTTGGAactgttggatcatttttggcAAAAGCACTTCAGCCACCAGATACTCTTGCTGTGCAAAATGCAATTGAACTTCTTAAAACTATTGGAGCCGTAGATGATATGGAGGAGCTTACGCCACTTG GTCGCCATCTTTGCACTCTACCGTTGGACCCAAATATCGGGAAGATGCTTCTTATGGGATCTATCTTTCAATGCCTCAATCCTGCCTTAACAATTGCAGCTGCTCTTGCACATCGTGACCCATTTATCCTACCAATAAATAGGAAAGAGGAAGCTGATGCAGCAAAAAGATCCTTTGCTGGTGATTCTTGCAG TGACCACATAGCACTTCTTAAAGCTTTTGAAGGATGGAAGGATGCAAAACGTAATGGAAAGGAAAGAGCATTCTGTTGGGATAACTTCTTATCCCCAGTAACCTTGCAGATGATGGAGGATATGAGAATGCAGTTTCTAGATCTATTATCTGACATTGGTTTTGTAGACAAATCAAGGGGTCCTAAT GCGTACAATCAATACAGCCATGATTTAGAGATGGTCTGTGCAATCCTTTGTGCTGGACTCTATCCAAACGTAGTGCAGTGCAAAAGAAGAGGAAAGCGAACGGCATTCTACACTAAAGAAGTTGGGAAAGTTGACATCCATCCTGCATCTGTCAATGCAGGGGTTCATCAGTTCCCTCTGCCTTACATGGTTTACAGTGAAAAAGTGAAAACGACCGGTATCTATGTCCGAGATTCCACAAATATATCAGACTATGCTCTACTTCTTTTCGGTGGTAATCTCATTCCTAGCAAAACTGGGGAGGGCATTGAGATGCTTGGTGGTTACCTACATTTCTCTGCATCAAAGAGTGTTCTAGAGTTAATACGG AAATTGCGCGGGGAACTCGATAAGCTTCTGAATAAAAAGATTGAGGAACCAGGGTTTGACATTTCTATGGAGGGAAAAGGAGTGGTTGCTGCTGCGGTTGAATTATTGCACAGTCACAACATTCGATACTAA
- the LOC121264887 gene encoding DExH-box ATP-dependent RNA helicase DExH1 isoform X1, with product MSPHSFGAVCCCYQFISKLLFLVPRLSVSSRLQISTRSMSHRPNFQGGRRGGPNSGRRGGGRRGGGGGGRGGGRGEQRWWDPVWRAERLRQNQAEMEVLDENEWWSKMEQMKRAGEQEMIIKHNYSRADQQTLSDMAYQLGLYFHAYNKGKALVVSKVPLPDYRADLDERHGSTQKEIRMSSDIERRVGSLLNSSESQQAVPVNDSSGTPTRAGNKSSAGGNVRKSDSLLDIDSAKEKLSLELKQRQENMKASNSLRAMQSFREKLPAFKVKSEFLKAVAENQVLVVSGETGCGKTTQLPQFILEDEISCLRGADCSIMCTQPRRISAISVAARIASERGESLGETVGYQIRLEAKRSAQTRLLFCTTGVLLRQLVQDPELTGVSHLLVDEIHERGMNEDFLLIILHDLLPRRPDLRLILMSATINADLFSKYFGNAPIIHIPGLTFPVAEFFLEDVLEKTHYNIKSEFDNVEGNSRRRRQQDSKKDPLMELFEDVNIDSYYKNFSTSTRKSLEAWSGSQLDLSLVEATIEYICRHEGDGAILVFLTGWDDISKLLDKVKGNSFLGDPSKFLVLPLHGSMPTLNQREIFDRPPPNKRKIVLATNIAESSITIDDVVHVIDCGKAKETSYDALNKLACLLPSWISKASAHQRRGRAGRVQPGICYRLYPKMIHDAMLQYQLPEILRTPLQELCLHIKSLQLGTVGSFLAKALQPPDTLAVQNAIELLKTIGAVDDMEELTPLGRHLCTLPLDPNIGKMLLMGSIFQCLNPALTIAAALAHRDPFILPINRKEEADAAKRSFAGDSCSDHIALLKAFEGWKDAKRNGKERAFCWDNFLSPVTLQMMEDMRMQFLDLLSDIGFVDKSRGPNAYNQYSHDLEMVCAILCAGLYPNVVQCKRRGKRTAFYTKEVGKVDIHPASVNAGVHQFPLPYMVYSEKVKTTGIYVRDSTNISDYALLLFGGNLIPSKTGEGIEMLGGYLHFSASKSVLELIRKLRGELDKLLNKKIEEPGFDISMEGKGVVAAAVELLHSHNIRY from the exons ATGGAAGTTCTTGATGAGAATGAATGGTGGAGTAAGATGGAGCAGATGAAAAGAGCAGGGGAGCAGGAGATGATAATTAAGCATAATTACAGTCGTGCGGACCAGCAAACCCTATCTGACATGGCTTATCAGCTGGGGCTTTACTT CCATGCATACAATAAAGGGAAGGCTCTTGTTGTCAGCAAAGTTCCATTGCCAGATTACAGGGCCGATCTTGATGAACGTCATGGATCCACACAGAAAGAG ATCCGAATGTCCTCAGATATTGAGAGGAGAGTTGGCAGTCTTTTGAATAGTTCAGAGTCTCAGCAGGCAGTGCCTGTTAATGATTCTTCTGGGACGCCTACTCGAGCAGGCAATAAATCATCAGCTGGTGGTAATGTAAGAAAATCTGACTCCTTGTTGGATATTGATTCTGCTAAGGAGAAGCTCAGTCTTGAACTTAAGCAAAGGCAGGAAAACATGAAG GCAAGTAATTCTTTAAGGGCAATGCAATCATTCAGAGAAAAGCTTCCTGCATTCAAAGTGAAATCTGAGTTTCTGAAGGCTGTTGCAGAAAACCAG GTATTGGTAGTTTCAGGGGAGACAGGCTGTGGCAAAACAACTCAGCTCCCTCAGTTTATTCTAGAAGATGAAATATCCTGTCTGCGTGGTGCTGATTGCAGCATAATGTGCACCCAACCCCGTCGTATATCAGCTATTTCTGTTGCAGCTCGTATAGCTTCTGAAAGGGGGGAAAGTCTTGGCGAAACTGTTGGCTATCAGATCCGCCTAGAAGCAAAGCGCTCTGCTCAAACACGGTTGCTATTTTGTACCACTGGAGTATTACTTCGACAGTTG GTTCAGGATCCAGAGTTAACTGGTGTGAGCCATCTGCTAGTGGATGAAATCCATGAAAGAGGCATGAATGAAgactttttattaataattctgCATGACCTTCTTCCTCGCCGTCCAGATTTACGTCTTATTCTAATGAGTGCTACCATCAATGCCGACTTGTTCTCCAAATATTTTGGGAATGCCCCAATTATACATATACCg GGATTGACTTTCCCTGTGGCTGAGTTTTTCCTAGAGGATGTGTTGGAGAAAACTCATTATAATATCAAGTCAGAGTTTGACAACGTTGAGGGGAATTCGAGGAGAAGGAGACAGCAAGATTCTAAGAAGGATCCTTTAATGGAATTATTTGAG GATGTTAATATTGATTCTTACTACAAAAATTTTAGTACATCTACAAGAAAGTCTCTTGAAGCTTGGTCTGGTTCACAGCTTGATTTGAGCCTG GTGGAAGCAACAATTGAATATATTTGTCGCCATGAAGGTGATGGAGCTATTCTTGTATTCCTTACAGGCTGGGATGACATTTCCAAGTTACTTGACAAAGTTAAAGGAAACAGCTTCCTTGGTGATCCCAGCAAGTTTCTTGTCCTTCCCCTCCATGGTTCAATGCCCACCCTTAATCAACGTGAGATATTTGATCGCCCTCCCCCTAACAAGAG GAAAATTGTGCTGGCAACAAATATTGCAGAAAGTAGTATCACTATAGATGATGTTGTGCATGTCATAGACTGTGGAAAGGCAAAAGAAACTAGTTATGATGCTCTGAACAAACTGGCTTGTCTGTTACCATCGTGGATATCTAAGGCTTCTGCGCATCAG AGAAGAGGTCGTGCTGGCCGTGTGCAACCTGGAATTTGTTATAGACTGTATCCAAAAATGATCCATGATGCAATGCTTCAGTATCAGTTACCTGAAATTCTCAGAACACCTTTGCAAGAGCTCTGCCTGCATATCAAAAGTTTGCAGCTTGGAactgttggatcatttttggcAAAAGCACTTCAGCCACCAGATACTCTTGCTGTGCAAAATGCAATTGAACTTCTTAAAACTATTGGAGCCGTAGATGATATGGAGGAGCTTACGCCACTTG GTCGCCATCTTTGCACTCTACCGTTGGACCCAAATATCGGGAAGATGCTTCTTATGGGATCTATCTTTCAATGCCTCAATCCTGCCTTAACAATTGCAGCTGCTCTTGCACATCGTGACCCATTTATCCTACCAATAAATAGGAAAGAGGAAGCTGATGCAGCAAAAAGATCCTTTGCTGGTGATTCTTGCAG TGACCACATAGCACTTCTTAAAGCTTTTGAAGGATGGAAGGATGCAAAACGTAATGGAAAGGAAAGAGCATTCTGTTGGGATAACTTCTTATCCCCAGTAACCTTGCAGATGATGGAGGATATGAGAATGCAGTTTCTAGATCTATTATCTGACATTGGTTTTGTAGACAAATCAAGGGGTCCTAAT GCGTACAATCAATACAGCCATGATTTAGAGATGGTCTGTGCAATCCTTTGTGCTGGACTCTATCCAAACGTAGTGCAGTGCAAAAGAAGAGGAAAGCGAACGGCATTCTACACTAAAGAAGTTGGGAAAGTTGACATCCATCCTGCATCTGTCAATGCAGGGGTTCATCAGTTCCCTCTGCCTTACATGGTTTACAGTGAAAAAGTGAAAACGACCGGTATCTATGTCCGAGATTCCACAAATATATCAGACTATGCTCTACTTCTTTTCGGTGGTAATCTCATTCCTAGCAAAACTGGGGAGGGCATTGAGATGCTTGGTGGTTACCTACATTTCTCTGCATCAAAGAGTGTTCTAGAGTTAATACGG AAATTGCGCGGGGAACTCGATAAGCTTCTGAATAAAAAGATTGAGGAACCAGGGTTTGACATTTCTATGGAGGGAAAAGGAGTGGTTGCTGCTGCGGTTGAATTATTGCACAGTCACAACATTCGATACTAA